TCATCAAAATCCTTCGCGGTCTCTCCGTCGATGGTCACGAACAGCGTGCTGCGCAGATCCTCGCGACCGGCGAGGTCTTCCTCCCTAACCACCGGGGCGATGGATCGTGCCTGCTCCAGGGTTGCGGTGGAAAACTCGCGGGGGAGATTGAATTTATAGGCAGCAGCCAGGATTTCTACTTGAGGATCGGCAGGATCTCCAAGCACCTCAACCATGACACCCCGGGGGGGCTCCCGACGGCCAGGGTACTGTGCAATGGACACAACAACAAGATCCCCGGCATGAGCATCGCCTGGCGCCGGGGACAAAAGCATTATGCCATGGGAAAGCGCTGGATCGCTGGGCAACACCATGCCGTATCCATGTCCGGGACGATACGTGCCAACGATCGTTTGATGGGCCCGGGACAGTACCCGAAGAACTCGCCCCTCGTATCCGCCTCGGGAAGAACGCTGGACACGAACGGCGACACGATCCCCATCCATGACTTCCCGCATATACCTGGCCGGTATAAACACATCGGCTTGACCGGCAGCTTCGGGAATGACAAAGCCATACCCCTGCCGGTGCACCGACACTTTGCCGACAACCATTTCGCTCGACCTGGGCAAAGAAAAGAGTCCTTTTCTAACCCGCCGCACCAATCCCTCATCGGCCAGGGAATCCAGCATGCGCAACGCATGCTGACGCTGATCTCGCGAAAGCTGGAATTGTGAAACGATCTGCCGTCCGGATAGTGGCTTCCCCCGGTTTTGACTCAATAGTTTCAAGAGATCATCGGGCGTCAGATTCATAACCTAAAAACCTTTATCTTCTACAAAAAAAGAAGCAGCAGAGTTTCCCTGCTACGCCCCGCCCCTTTCGTCAATCGACTCAATCCTCAACCATCTCGTCACGAGCAATCTGATTTATCACCAGACCACTGAGCAGCTTGGGATAAAAATAAGTCGATTTCTGCGGCATTTTTTCGCCGGCATTGGCCACATCCCGGACCTGGGTCATTCGTGTGGAGTTCATCAGGAACGCCATTTGATACTGTCCCGATTGTACCAGAGAGAACGGCTCGTCAAAATTTTTAATGTATTTAAGGTTGGTCTGCTGTTCCTGGGCTTCCGGGGTTATATGAAGCATCTTTTCCAAGACCAGGCGGTGCAGTATCGACACATCGAGAGTGCGCAGTGCCTTGGAAGCCTTTTCATCAAAAAAAGCGTCCATGCAGTGTTCATCCTTGAGGGTTAGAAAGTATGTAGTCCGTCCGCCCGCAAAAAGCCCCACAGAGGGTCGGGCCTCCCCTTTTTTCTGAAGGATGTTACGCACCTCGCGCCTGGATTCGGCATCATTCGGATCCATGGAGTGAGCCTCGACCTCAAAATAATCGCTTAATTCGGAAAGAAACGGTTCCAACCTGAAAGATTGCAATCCATACACCAGGCGATGCGTGGGAAAGATCAACATCCCCTGGTCTTCCATGTTGGCAAAGTACATCAAAACGTAATTAAACAGTTCCTTGCCGCTGAAATCGTCGCACTGTCCCCGCCTGAAATCGCGGTAATTCAAAGCGGTCTCGTAACGATGGTGACCATCGGCAATAAATACAGGTTTGTTTTCCAGTAATTCGCAGACCTTTTGAATAACGGTGTCGTCAGTCACTTGCCATAAACGGTGTATGACCCCGTCGTCATCGGTGACTTCAAGATCGGGAGTCCGCTTTTTCAATTCCCAGGTCAGGGCCTCCTGCACGCAACATGGATCGGAATACAGACCGAAAATGGGGCTGAAGTTGGCTTCGCAGGCTTTGGTCAACTGCAACCGATCAGCCTTGGGGCCAGAGAGGGTTTTTTCATGGGGTTTGACCATGCCGGTTGCAAAATCCTCCAGGCGCGCCAGAGCCATGAATCCTTTGCGCACCACCGCCCCCAATCCCTCGGCCTGATATTCCTCATCGTAGAGATAAATGGATGGCTGCATATCCCTGACGAGAATATCGTCCGTCATCCACTGCCGAAACAAACCTGCCGCACGCACATAACGGTTACAGCCCTCGTTATCGCCCTCTTCGATTTTGCCCAAAATAAGGCGAACCAGGTTAAACGGACTGCGCTGATACAACTCCTCCTGCAACTGCGAAGAAATGACATCATACGGTGGTGCCGTAACGCGGGTAGGATCCTGGATTTTCTCAAGATTATAGCGAACGGCCCTGAACGGAGCGATCTTTGCCATACGTCGAGACTCCCTTGCGGTTGGTTTTACCAGCAGATTAAATACTTAACTATACGCAAGGGGCCATGGAAGGCGCAAGGGAAATCCTGCCTATAATCCTGGTCACCTAATATCCGCTACTATGCAACAAAAAAGACCTGGTCGGCAATAATTGCCGACCAGGTCTTTAGAAGATAATCTTTTCAACCTTATTTAAAAAAGAGCTTAAAAAAACCCAGCCTCCTAATCACCAGCATCCTGCCTGCGCTGCATTTCTTGCCCCGGCCTGATTGATCGACATAGTCCCACAGTCATCCCCGGCCTGTCCTGCCTGCGGTACAGCCTCGAGGATAAAAGATGTCGCATCCGGAGCACCGCCTGCCTGAAAATGAAAACGATAACGTCGGGACTCAATTTCGTTAGCATTGATAATTGTCACTCCGGTAACCATGTCCTGCACATCGAGACCCGCATATGTATTATTACGGGTATAATGACGTTCCAAACGTTGGGCCATCTCCGTAAGAAGACCTTTTGCAGCAGCACGGTTAGTTCGCAGAATATGTTGATTGTAAATCGGTACGGCGATAGCACTCAAAATGCCGATAATCGCAACCGTCACCAACAGTTCGATCAAACTGAAACCACTCTCTTTTGTTTTCATTATCTACTCCGTAGATCCGTTATTCAATTGGCATCTAAAACCCCAGTGATCATCGTATCTGTCGCCAGGATGAGCGTCCCAGGAAACTACCGTCACCGGGTTTTTCCGTTGTCGTTTCGATAGTACCGGAGGAGGTACTCGACAATTTGTATTCCTTCGTTCCCGCAGAAATTACACCGGGGGTCGTAATGATGCCGCTTTGAGAACGTTTTCCGCTGACCGGAACTTTAACTTCTTTGCCATCGATCTCCACGGTAACATAATCCCCTTCGTCAAATAGATCATCACCATCGAGATCAAAAACGCTGTAGGTAACCCGTCCTCCGGTGAGGGGATCTACCTCATACAACCAACCGGTCCCGCCGAATTCGCAAGGATTTCCTGACGGTACAACCGAAGTGTAAACCAGATGATCGCCAATCAACAACGGCGAATCGACGACCCTTTCGCCTTCCGCACCGTTTATCGGGGAAACCATATCCATGTACCAGCCTTTCACATCGGAACCGTAGACCACATCGTAGTCCGAAATAACCCGGAGATCGTAATCGAAGGCATTGAGCTCTACAAGAATGGATTGTTCCACGAGAACGCTACGATCAGTTTCAGCGATCTGAGCGTTGTTATCACGGCTGTCTCGAATACCGTAAAAACTTTGTACCGGCGGATTTGTCCCCACCACATTATCAAACTTTTCAAAATATTGCCCGGTACCAAAATAGACCATGACCTCGACACTATTTCCATTCGGACCGTATCCTACATTGGGCCGACTGGTAATCGGCTGAATTTCCCCCGAGGGTCCCTTGGCTGTAAATAAAGGCATATAAGTACTGCCCTTTTTTAGAGCAATCACCCAACTATTGATATTGGTTGCACTGACATCAAATTTCCACATATTGCCATGCAGGTCGCCGGCATATATGGCATCAACGATACGGTCCCCGTCATAATCAACAGGCGCTGGGGTCGCTAAACCATTCGGTTGAGCCGAACTCCCGGTGCCTGTATCGATCTTTTTGATCAAAGCTCCCGTCTCCAGATCGACGATATAAAGGGCAGCTGTATAGTTAGTACTGTTGTAGCCATTACCGAACACGGCAGCCCATCTACCGTTGGCCATGCGGACGATATAGGCCTGGCCGATAGTATAGCCTAGATCCGTATCGGCGTATTCCCACAGGATGTTATCTTCGGTAAAGCTGTCCGGTTCGGTAACATCGAGAGCGAAAACCGACTTACCACCCGCACCCAACGTGCCGACGAGAACGGTTCTCCATTCTGGAATACTATCACCGGAAATATCGATATAGGCATCGGTCGCCCGGGGGGAGCCGTCGACATACATTTGGTGTTCGTAAGTCGGATCGGTAAGGGCGCTCAGATTTGGAAAGACACCGAGAGGAACATAGGCAAACTTCTCTTCCCCGTTTCCGGCATCAAAAGCGTGTAACATACCGTCGTTAGCACCCACATACAACATTTTGGGGCGGTTTTGGTAAACGGCCGATTCCCGGTAGCTAAGATAGGTTGACCCTTCCAGATCCGGAAGATCGCCGTAACCATAATTTTGCGTACCGACAAACCACGGATCCGAATTAACGATATCCCCCAATACACTATCACGATTCCTGAAAGGACCACCGTATTTTTGCTCTTCAGACTGGTCTCCGCGCAAATAATTCAATCGTTCTTTCCCCAAGCCATCCACTGCGCCCGAACCGTTTTGATTCAGCAGGGCTTGCTGAGTTGTATGCAATTCGGTCGTTGTCGTCCAGGTAAAAGGAACGCCCTGCGGAGTTCCGGATACATCAGGGTTGAGAGTA
This DNA window, taken from Syntrophotalea carbinolica DSM 2380, encodes the following:
- a CDS encoding DUF1015 domain-containing protein, which translates into the protein MAKIAPFRAVRYNLEKIQDPTRVTAPPYDVISSQLQEELYQRSPFNLVRLILGKIEEGDNEGCNRYVRAAGLFRQWMTDDILVRDMQPSIYLYDEEYQAEGLGAVVRKGFMALARLEDFATGMVKPHEKTLSGPKADRLQLTKACEANFSPIFGLYSDPCCVQEALTWELKKRTPDLEVTDDDGVIHRLWQVTDDTVIQKVCELLENKPVFIADGHHRYETALNYRDFRRGQCDDFSGKELFNYVLMYFANMEDQGMLIFPTHRLVYGLQSFRLEPFLSELSDYFEVEAHSMDPNDAESRREVRNILQKKGEARPSVGLFAGGRTTYFLTLKDEHCMDAFFDEKASKALRTLDVSILHRLVLEKMLHITPEAQEQQTNLKYIKNFDEPFSLVQSGQYQMAFLMNSTRMTQVRDVANAGEKMPQKSTYFYPKLLSGLVINQIARDEMVED
- a CDS encoding type IV pilin protein, translating into MKTKESGFSLIELLVTVAIIGILSAIAVPIYNQHILRTNRAAAKGLLTEMAQRLERHYTRNNTYAGLDVQDMVTGVTIINANEIESRRYRFHFQAGGAPDATSFILEAVPQAGQAGDDCGTMSINQAGARNAAQAGCW